In Thamnophis elegans isolate rThaEle1 chromosome 4, rThaEle1.pri, whole genome shotgun sequence, the following proteins share a genomic window:
- the MDH2 gene encoding malate dehydrogenase, mitochondrial, which yields MFSRLTRSACAGLRRGFGTTSQNHAKVAVLGASGGIGQPLSLLLKNSPLVSQLNLYDIAHTPGVAADLSHIETRAEVKGFLGPEQLPDCLKGSEVVVIPAGVPRKPGMSRDDLFNTNATIVANLSAACAQHCPKALICIIANPVNSTIPITSEIFKKHGVYNPNTIFGVTTLDIVRANTFVAELKGLDPARVNVPVIGGHAGKTIIPLISQCTPKVDFPETQLVTLTERIQEAGTEVVKAKAGAGSATLSMAYAGARFVFSVLDAVNGKEGVIECAFVRSEETECPYFSTPLLLGKNGIEKNLGIGKITPFEEKMVAGAIAELKASIKKGEEFAKSMK from the exons AATCATGCTAAAGTGGCTGTACTTGGCGCTTCTGGTGGAATTGGCCAGCCTCTCTCCCTCTTGCTGAAGAACAGCCCCTTAGTCAGTCAACTCAATCTCTATGATATCGCACACACGCCTGGTGTTGCAGCTGACCTCAGCCACATCGAAACAAGAGCTGAAGTGAAAG GTTTCCTAGGACCGGAGCAGTTGCCAGATTGCCTAAAGGGCAGTGAAGTTGTAGTAATCCCAGCTGGAGTCCCTAGAAAGCCTG GGATGTCTCGTGATGACCTGTTCAACACAAATGCTACCATCGTTGCTAACTTGTCAGCTGCTTGTGCCCAGCATTGCCCTAAAGCTCTTATCTGTATTATTGCAAATCCG gtCAATTCCACCATCCCAATTACTTCTGAGATTTTTAAGAAACATGGTGTATATAATCCTAATACAATTTTTGGTGTCACAACTTTGGACATTGTGAGAGCAAATACTTTTGTAGCTGAGTTGAAG GGCTTGGATCCAGCTCGTGTCAATGTTCCTGTGATCGGTGGCCATGCAGGGAAGACCATCATCCCCCTAATCTCACAG TGCACACCAAAAGTAGATTTTCCTGAAACTCAGCTGGTGACCCTCACCGAAAGGATTCAGGAAGCTGGAACTGAAGTTGTCAAAGCAAAAGCAGGCGCAG GGTCAGCTACGTTGTCCATGGCCTATGCTGGTGCCCGGTTTGTTTTCTCAGTCCTGGATGCTGTGAATGGGAAAGAAGGGGTCATTGAATGTGCCTTCGTCCGATCGGAGGAGACAGAATGTCCTTACTTTTCAACACCTCTGCTACTCGGG AAAAACGGTATTGAGAAAAACTTGGGTATTGGCAAGATCACTCCTTTTGAAGAGAAGATGGTGGCCGGGGCCATTGCAGAGCTGAAAGCTTCCATCAAGAAAGGTGAAGAGTTTGCCAAGAGCATGAAGTGA